One Corynebacterium appendicis CIP 107643 DNA window includes the following coding sequences:
- a CDS encoding IS256 family transposase translates to MTAAPHSIDPATYLDDLLAQASPDLMRQMLQGFINQILSAQADTVCGAEYGVASAERVNHRNGYRHRDLDTRVGTIDVAVPKLRHGAFFPDWLLERRSRAERALSTVIATCYLKGVSTRRMNDLVATLGIANMSKSHVSRMSEELDEMVTDFKNRPLDPGGYAYLSCDALTIKVREGGRVVKCSVLLATGVNADGYREMLGMHVATAESNASWKGFFQDLKARGLRGVYLVTSDAHEGIQHAISEVLPDASWQRCRTHFAKNLYEKVPKTQWPMVSAMFQTIFQQPDAASTWGQAREVVDLLEPKFPQVAAYLEESLDEVLAFTAAPKPVWTKVWSNNPTERLNREIRRRTDVVGIFPNRESIIRLVGAVLAEQHDDWIQQKRYMSLSALEHTKQLMHHSGDDHGDHHQLTA, encoded by the coding sequence ATGACCGCTGCTCCGCATTCTATCGACCCTGCAACCTATCTGGACGATCTGCTGGCACAGGCCTCCCCGGATCTGATGCGGCAGATGCTGCAAGGGTTTATCAACCAGATCCTCTCCGCCCAAGCCGACACCGTCTGCGGCGCCGAATACGGTGTCGCTTCTGCCGAGCGGGTCAACCACCGCAACGGCTACCGCCACCGCGACCTTGACACCCGTGTCGGCACCATCGATGTGGCGGTGCCGAAACTGCGCCACGGAGCGTTCTTCCCGGACTGGCTGTTAGAGCGCCGCTCACGGGCCGAACGCGCCTTATCGACTGTGATCGCGACCTGCTACCTCAAAGGGGTTTCCACCCGCAGGATGAATGACCTGGTGGCAACACTTGGGATTGCCAATATGTCGAAATCTCACGTCTCGCGCATGTCGGAAGAACTCGACGAGATGGTCACAGATTTCAAAAACCGCCCACTCGATCCCGGCGGGTACGCCTACCTGTCGTGCGACGCGCTCACGATCAAAGTCCGTGAAGGCGGCCGGGTGGTCAAATGCTCCGTACTGCTTGCCACCGGGGTCAACGCCGACGGCTACCGCGAAATGCTCGGCATGCATGTCGCCACCGCGGAATCCAACGCATCGTGGAAAGGCTTCTTCCAAGATCTAAAAGCCCGCGGGCTGCGTGGTGTCTATTTGGTCACCAGTGACGCCCACGAAGGCATCCAGCACGCCATCTCCGAAGTACTGCCTGATGCATCCTGGCAGCGGTGCCGCACCCACTTTGCGAAAAACCTCTACGAGAAAGTCCCGAAAACACAATGGCCGATGGTCTCGGCGATGTTCCAGACAATCTTCCAGCAACCCGATGCCGCATCCACCTGGGGACAAGCCCGCGAGGTAGTTGACCTGTTGGAACCGAAATTCCCGCAGGTCGCTGCCTATCTAGAGGAATCCCTCGATGAGGTGTTGGCGTTTACCGCAGCCCCGAAACCAGTCTGGACGAAAGTCTGGTCAAACAACCCCACCGAAAGGTTAAACCGGGAGATCCGCCGGCGCACCGACGTCGTCGGCATCTTCCCGAACCGCGAATCCATCATCCGGCTCGTCGGCGCTGTCCTAGCCGAGCAGCACGACGACTGGATCCAGCAAAAACGCTACATGTCACTGTCCGCACTCGAACACACCAAACAACTCATGCACCACTCAGGAGATGATCATGGCGACCATCACCAGCTAACCGCCTAA
- a CDS encoding glutaredoxin domain-containing protein: MATTPETTFPVTVFAASWCPYCSRLIADLDRADLPEGTVEIVDVDAPGTESISEWIESVNDGNRVVPTVLYSDGTHATNPPAADVIAKIAELS, encoded by the coding sequence GAAACGACCTTTCCCGTCACCGTCTTCGCCGCCTCCTGGTGTCCGTATTGCTCCCGGCTCATCGCCGACCTCGATCGCGCCGACCTGCCTGAGGGCACCGTCGAGATCGTCGATGTCGATGCCCCCGGCACCGAATCCATCTCCGAGTGGATCGAATCCGTCAACGACGGCAACCGCGTCGTGCCGACGGTCCTCTACTCCGACGGCACCCACGCCACCAACCCGCCCGCAGCCGATGTGATAGCCAAGATCGCGGAGCTGAGCTAA